The following are from one region of the Bactrocera oleae isolate idBacOlea1 chromosome 6, idBacOlea1, whole genome shotgun sequence genome:
- the LOC106619245 gene encoding uncharacterized protein codes for MESTIKTKKCSVKLNRMSFVGITPQEVQEQILDQRIRRCAVRVQRCSDTTNFSKIVSDSSTNIDTKMRRCCIRLPRINLVRSEISSRSGSVTSARILSESELDDSEIANH; via the exons ATGGAATcaacaattaaaacaaagaaGTGTTCCGTGAAACTCAATCGTATGTCGTTTGTTGGTATTACTCCACAAGAAGTACAG GAACAAATTTTGGATCAGCGAATACGCCGCTGTGCGGTACGCGTTCAACGCTGCTCCGACACCAcgaattttagtaaaatagTCTCAGACAGTTCGACCAATATAGATACCAAAATGCGACGTTGCTGCATTCGTTTGCCAAGGATAAATTTAGTTCGCAGTGAAATATCATCTCGGTCTGGCTCCGTAACCAGTGCCAGAATTCTTTCTGAATCAG AACTGGATGATTCGGAAATTGCTAACCATTAA
- the LOC106619235 gene encoding UBX domain-containing protein 4: MNWYKGNIAEAVAESKAKNAIFVVYVEGKDESTQKLSNFINAQKIREKLESDNFVAIKIESDSQAYMQFAKIYQVVPVPSIFFIGKTGTPLEIGTGIIASIGELEEKINKVLTLSGHSTPSTQSSTTFITAEQNAAESKPTAKNDSKDAALADNSSPSTSQSTIETFSAVKQDEQTEIICDGDVCYKKTKEQKEDIVPTDEKPQSSINQGENQNEADAKAQLEEAKKKMEEQRRKRIEEEKQLEKERELRRRREGKEMQTLQEYQREQELKELKENIRREKLEEMAARERIRAQIAADRAERAQKFSTPRDASGPTTSAELGTNSGGVSIANPVTPDSTRIQFRFASGNTVAHVFNCQDTLGKLREHVRTDLLPGTGIKDFTLATTYPKRELNIEHDVQTLAELSLFPSAVILIIGKESTSSPAAIIARSGGLLNIFTTLVMAILSPVFSVFGYLKNIATGGGQKNNNESGASKRANEEAGAQHDAAKRRNMERFGGGVATGSILGNNASSSENTEKGESKPYRRYGSSNIHRLTDHKDSDDENATWNGNSTQQQ; encoded by the exons ATGAACTGGTACAAAGGTAACATTGCAGAGGCAGTGGCAGAATCAAAGgctaaaaatgcaatttttgttgtttatgtcgaag GTAAAGATGAATCAACACAAAAACTTTCAAACTTTATTAATGCTCAGAAAATACGAGAGAAATTGGAATCTGATAATTTTGTCGCCATAAAAATTGAAAGTGATAGCCAAGCATATATGCAGTTTGCAAAAATTT aTCAAGTAGTTCCTGTACcatcaattttctttattgggAAGACTGGCACTCCTCTCGAGATAGGCACCGGCATAATTGCTTCTATTGGTGAACTGGAAGAGAAAATTAATAAGGTACTTACATTGTCCGGTCATAGCACACCATCTACGCAGTCATCAACTACTTTTATTACGGCCGAGCAAAATGCTGCTGAATCTAAACCGACTGCCAAAAATGATTCAAAGGACGCAGCTTTAGCAGACAATTCATCTCCATCCACAAGCCAGTCAACAATAGAAACATTTTCTGCCGTCAAGCAGGATGAACAGACTGAAATTATTTGTGATGGCGATGTCTGCTACAAGAAAACAAAAGAGCAAAAGGAAGACATTGTCCCGACTGACGAGAAACCCCAAAGCTCAATTAATCAGGGTGAGAATCAAAATGAAGCTGATGCAAAAGCACAATTGGAAGAAGCTAAAAAGAAGATGGAAGAACAGAGGAGGAAGCGCATTGAAGAAGAAAAACAATTAGAGAAAGAACGGGAGTTGAGGCGCAGACGTGAAGGAAAAGAAATGCAAACCCTACAAGAATATCAACGCGAGCAAGAATTGAAAGAACTAAAG gaaAATATTCGACGTGAAAAACTCGAAGAAATGGCTGCGCGCGAGAGAATACGAGCACAAATTGCAGCTGATCGTGCCGAACGAGCGCAAAAGTTTTCGACGCCTCGTGATGCGTCAGGCCCTACAACAAGTGCAGAATTAGGAACTAATAGCGGTGGTGTCTCCATTGCAAACCCAGTTACCCCGGATAGCACTAGAATACAGTTTCGTTTCGCTAGTGGTAATACCGTTGCACATGTGTTTAATTGCCAAGACACACTCGGCAAGTTACGCGAGCATGTCCGTACAGACTTACTGCCTGGTACCGGTATAAAAGATTTTACGTTAGCTACAACATACCCTAAGCGGGAACTTAATATCGAACACGATGTACAAACTCTTGCCGAACTTAGTCTTTTTCCGAGTGCTGTTATCTTGATCATAGGGAAAGAAAGTACAAGTAGTCCAGCAGCCATTATAGCTCGCTCCGGTGGACTTCTGAACATATTTACTACGCTGGTGATGGCAATACTTTCTCcagttttttctgtttttggttatttgaaaaatattgctaCCGGTGGTggtcaaaaaaataacaatgagTCTGGTGCAAGCAAGCGAGCAAATGAGGAGGCTGGAGCACAACATGATGC tgCAAAACGTCGTAATATGGAACGTTTTGGAGGTGGTGTTGCTACCGGATCGATTTTGGGTAACAATGCCAGCAGCTCGGAAAATACGGAAAAAGGCGAATCGAAACCATATCGTCGTTATGGTAGCTCAAATATTCATCGCTTGACAGATCATAAAGATTCAGATGATGAAAATGCCACTTGGAACGGGAATTCCACGCAGCAGCAGTAG
- the LOC118682366 gene encoding SET domain-containing protein 4 produces the protein MGRTGRARQRNKRIRAMQNATENHLNPLLYEMRRLGWHNPSRLTARDFPITGRGVCSKVQKFSDGDKLIKLPLKCLVTISTLEEAAHFKSQFDVTKFHKDRKISFQSLLALYILHEKHLKEASHISAYINTIPKQFSTPYFCPIAELQRLPEEILEKTVEQHRLIRENYANLKSVFHSNKCCYCNQLYFDEIYTLDAFKWAYFAVNTRSVFVFSRQVKPDKCFFQLLLDDEPNMALAPFLDLLNHSDEVTTKAELIPTGPNKQLEYVVTLQRESDASAISPRSQLFISYGTYSNFELLIEYGFFIPKNQHDYFSFLLTDIEDFLKHDKTYSNLILHRNKFAFIRHHNLHDEMFVHLLDGVSHNLCVVLHLLVHEQSVYPNVLNEVAFGAAERLANVENEVRSLVAYKINTYRTFLIDFEKLTTLSESGKVAKSYMEECIRYLEDYLNSI, from the exons ATGGGTCGCACAGGCCGCGCAAGGCAACGCAATAAACGCATTCGTGCAATGCAAAATGCCACAGAAAACCACTTAAATCCTTTACTATATGAGATGAGAAGGCTGGGTTGGCACAATCCAAGTCGGTTAACGGCACGTGACTTTCCAATTACTGGTCGGGGTGTTTGTTCGAAA g TACAAAAATTCTCTGATGGTGATAAACTTATAAAACTACCCctgaaatgtttggttacaatATCAACACTGGAAGAAGCTGCCCACTTTAAATCACAATTTGATGTTACAAAATTCCACAAAGATCGCAAAATATCATTTCAATCATTATTAGCGTTATATATACTGCACGAGAAACATCTGAAAGAAGCTTCACATATTAGCGCTTACATAAACACCATACCTAAACAATTTAGCACACCTTATTTTTGCCCGATTGCTGAGCTGCAACGTTTGCCTGAGGAAATTTTGGAGAAGACAGTTGAACAACATCGCCTTATTCGTGAAAATTACGCCAACCTAAAAAGTGTTTTTCATAGTAAcaaatgttgttattgcaatcAGCtgtattttgatgaaatttatacGCTGGATGCATTCAAGTGGGCTTATTTTGCTGTAAACACACGAAGTGTTTTTGTATTCAGTCGCCAAGTCAAACCAGACAAATGCTTTTTTCAACTGCTACTCGATGACGAGCCAAATATGGCATTAGCTCCATTTCTTGACCTCCTCAATCATTCAGATGAAGTAACTACAAAGGCCGAACTCATACCAACGGGGCCAAATAAGCAATTGGAATACGTTGTGACATTACAGAGGGAGAGCGACGCTTCTGCAATTTCACCACGTTCACAACTGTTTATAAGTTATGGCACCTATTCAAATTTTGAATTACTCATCGAATACGGTTTTTTCATACCTAAAAATCAACAcgattattttagttttttgctaACCGATATTGAGGATTTTCTGAAACACGACAAAACGTACagcaatttaattttgcatCGCAACAAATTTGCCTTTATACGCCACCACAATTTGCACGATGAAATGTTTGTGCACTTGCTTGATGGCGTTTCGCACAATTTATGTGTTGTACTGCATTTGCTTGTACACGAGCAGAGTGTATACCCGAATGTGCTTAATGAAGTGGCTTTTGGTGCGGCTGAGAGATTGGCCAATGTCGAGAATGAAGTGCGTTCACTTGTGGCTTATAAAATAAACACTTATAGAACATTTTTGATTGATTTCGAAAAACTCACCACACTTAGCGAAAGCGGAAAAGTAGCGAAAAGCTATATGGAAGAGTGCATACGTTACCTTGAAGATTATTTAAATAGTATATGA